Genomic DNA from Scatophagus argus isolate fScaArg1 chromosome 15, fScaArg1.pri, whole genome shotgun sequence:
TATATTCCATATTTATTGGACATGTTAGCTATTTCAAACTTATTCTAATAATCATGCAAATATATGTTCAAATTTGCGTGTTTTATTGTCCTATGAAAGCATTTGTGTGAAACATGAAActactgattcatttttttagCAACTACCTTTGGTTACTTTTTCTTATTGCCTTTTTGGACTCTTGAATTCTTGTTGGTAGAGGACATGTTGGTCCATCTTCTTTGTGACATGTATGAACACTTGAACAGTTTTCTGAATGTGGAAAACCTGGTCTTTAAAGCATTTATAATATAGCTGACTTTGCAGCTattctgttattgttttcttactgcttttttttttttaaccattttaacTGTCTTTGGTACattctgaaatgttgttttaccttattttgcatcatttgtgaaaacatatatgtaaatgcattttgtttatggagttttgttggttttgtttaatATGTGTTATGTGTCATAACAATTACatatgctatatatatatatatatatatatagcatacATCTGTGTAAAACCCTTTAACCTATAGTTAGCTTGTAATCTGTTGACCCATAGTGTATTTTCAGATGTCAACAGTATAACTGGCAGTATTTTTCTCCagtaaaaatttaaatacaGTGCTTTAGTAAGCTGTTCAAACCAAAATTAGAGCAAATATCACCATGTTGTGCCTGATTCTTTTTCACACAGTGTGTTGGCAGCATTTAAAAATCTGGTTTATTTTCTTCAACGAGTAACCAAACATTGTGGAGATACACCAGCTGTAAAATCTCTGTCGAgtaaaagacataaataaaaataacagctaTTGTTTGTTGTGTGGGTTTGCTTAATATTTCCCACAATGTGAGCTGCAATACACAGTAGCTATTTTGAATTATTGATATTAACATCTGTTATCTTTGTAAAGAGTCAAAACAACCATAGAAAGTATTGTTAAGTTGATAGTGACTATGTTTAAACAAGGTAAGCAAGATACTGTATCTGCAACAAAATTCTAATGAGAGACCGTACTGACAGTAATAAGATGGTGATGAGTGACTTGATGTGCTGACATCTGGGCCCAGTATTTCTTTATTCAAGATCACAATTATCCAGATTTTGTATCTTTTTTGCTGTCACagataaaatttgttttgtaggTTTTGTTCTGGTTTTCCAAAgaattttcatatatttttcattaaattgtattttatcaGGCTGTTCTAGAGAGCACAGCGGAATACGGGATGTCAGCATGGTAGGGCTACCTCACTGTACAACTCAAAAATAAGCTTACTTGTTTAGTAGATACGGCCATGAATGGGAAGGCAGGAGTACGAGCCCTTCCAGTCCACATACGAGCAGTCTATCTTTAGGCAGGCTCAGAGGATAACGACAAGGGCTCCTGCCTTCCAACAGATGATACAGAGTTTCCCAGAGCAAACTGAACCATTTAAAAGCTTGTGTtagtttttttgtgaaatgtgaggGCAATATCTGTCAGGTACAACTGGGATTATGTGCAGTGTTGGGTTGGCTCCTTTGGACTGTTTCAAGGTTCCAGCTGGAAGTGGACCCTCATACAGATGCCTTGTGGTTTTCTCTTAgactctttttctttaaaacctgAATAAAAAGATAGCAATAACAGGAAATACTCACTTAAAATAATCAATTAGGATTAAATTCCATTAAAGTTGGAAACTGGTAAAAAAGAGTTTGTAATTCAAACAGCTTTGTTATAAATTTGGTCTCTCCAAGACAAAGATAACACTGCTGCTATCACTATAAAGTCGTGTGAGACCCACTTCTAAAAACAGTGGCGCACAGCAGTACaaatggtcaaaaataaaagcatagtAGTGTGGACCTTTAAAAGAGGGAAAAACGTTATTGGCCTACCTCTGGAATCTTGGTTCTGCTGTGGGTTTTCCAGAACTCCTCAATGGCAGTCCCCTTGGTCCTATTAACATAGGAGTTGAAGACATGGCGTGGCTGCTTCAGCTTTTCACATATTTGGACATGCACTTCCAATCGTTTGCTTGCAAACTTTCTGTTGCAGATTTTGCAAAGAAGAAGCTGGATGTCATCGTCTGTGCTGTCTCGAAGTCTGAGCTCCTCCTGCTCTTGTCTGCCACGCTGAGAAGGACTAGAAACTGGTGCACCTATAGaggttatattttgttttctttcttttgctttctctgcTACATCATGTAACTTCACACCAGTGTTTCCCCAAATGTCTTGATCTTTTTCATCACCTCCTTTTTTTCTGGTatgctttttcacatttttccaccTCAATTTGTTCAGCTCCCCATTTACTTCTTGCTCATGAACTGTGACCTCATGAGTTTCTTtactttctttcctctgcaaATTGGACATCTGTGCAACTTCTGtttcccttcttttccctctagccctttcttcttcatgtgtATTAGTCATTTTGTCCTCACTCCTCTGAATGTGCCTCTTCGTAACTTGTTTAACATCTTCCTGTCTTCTTTCTTGTGTCATcacttctctgcctctcactggTTCCCTCATCTGCTGCTCAGactgtctgttttttgtctgaACTTTCCCCCTCTCTGCTTGTCTCCTATCatgcctctcctcctcactctttTGGCCATTGcctgcagcagcatcagtgcTGTCTCTCTGGattctttgtcttattttttccTCAACCTTCCACAGCTTCTCTTGAAGCACGAGCTCTTTTGCATAAATTGCTTTGTCCATCTGCAGTTCAGTTCTAGGAAGTTTTTGTGAGCCTTTTCTTGGGTACTGAGATGTGGTGGTGTGTCTAATGTCATCTGAATGATATTTTTGGTGCGACAAACTGCCTCTTGGTTGTTTTGCAACAGTGATTTTTTCAGAATCACCCAGATCAAATGATGCCTGTATCCTTGGGTTGAAAGGCCTTCTGTGGCTAACAGGCTTGTTTGGAAATGGATTGTCAACTCCATCTGCTCTGCTATCATGTACAGCACCATGTTGCTGTCTTCTTCTCATATATGTGGTCATGACTTCATCAGTTTTTGAAGATGATGTCTCTGAGATTGAACTGTTGTTCCAGAGATCTTAACAAAAGATACCTGAACCTTCCTCATCAACCAGTGAGGCTTTTTCACGTGAAATGtctatgaaaaaaatgaaaaagaaagacaaattaaaCGATGTTAAAAGAGGGAAAGCAAATCAACTTTGCTTGAGACAAGTCAGTCCCAGGTAACCCAAACAATTATACATATAATATCTCTAGATTATATGCATAAAAACATCAAGTCAGAACAAATTAAAGCCTCATAAGATAAAAACTAAGAAAATATATGCTACAAATGCAAATTTCATTCTACATGTCATTAGatttaaattaacaatttattcTTGACTTTGAACCTTAACTTCCACTAACAGCCATTGACAATTCTAGGTCTACACATTCTGTTGTTGTAGGTTTTGTCCAAATAACGACTGTAATTTGGATGAAAAAACACCATGAATAAAAAGGCCAGGCGTAATTCTCTGCAATAAAATActttaacaaaacatttcttgtttttcagcGTTAACATTTGCTAGCTGAACAATAGACGTAAATGTCAGGGAAAATGTACTGAGCTATCTACTTAATATTGCCTCTGTGGTCATCCTTTTCTCCTCCAAGCTTTCAAATACTTACTGACTTTTTGTCGTCCTAATTAAAGGTAGTGTTAAGTTCAACTAGTCACAATATAACCACTCGAAGATAGAAGTACTATTATGTCTTTTTTCCGATTGTTGCATTCGTTGCCTAGAAACCAATCGTCTCGCGAGTTCTCGGATAGGTCCATTAAACATCACTTCCTGAAGCGAAGTCCCGTATGTTTTTGAATCGAGATCCTTCGAAGCTGAGTGGTCGTTACACGGCTTCGTAATTATATTCAGGTGAATATTATAATAGACGGCTTGTTTATATAACGTGAATACGAAGCTAAACGTATTATTTATCCTGGCTCAAATCGTTTGAGCATAAACACTTTGCGTTAACATAGCTTGGCGATACTGTAACGTAGCCCCGGTGATGCATGATGAGTCCTTACAGTACACAACATAGCACCCATGTACTgtcttatttctattttttatagGTCCGCTATGTCCAAGGAAGACCTAATTTCAGTGGATTATGAAATTTTTGGCAGAGTGCAAGGTGTATTTTTTCGGAAATACACTCAAGTGAGTTTGACAGTGACGATATAATTTTAGCTTAACTTTACAAATGACCACTGTGGCCTTTCTGTAAGTCGTTATTAGTTTTAGCTTGAGAAGAAATCTATCTCAAGGGGTATTTTATCTCAAAAAACCGCCAAAGGCACGAGATGTTGTTAAAAGCTCATGTGAAGCCAGTAAGTGGACCTTGATTTAGGATTTATTTTAGCCAAACTActatttccaaggtcaagaataaATTTCATGCTCCAAGTCTTTTAGCTTTCATGCATAAATCTCATTTCTTTGATTTGGAAAATGATAAGATATTTGTCCTATACATAATGCATGGAGATCCAACTCTGAACAGTGTTCAAAGCCCATCCTGAACTTGTCTCATGTAATGGGATTCCCAGTATCCCATCAAAGTCATGTGCTCCATCATTTGCCTACCACTGCTATCTTAATTTgcaatgtttctgtttccaggCAGAAGGGAGGAAGCTTGGCCTGGTTGGATGGGTCCAAAACACAAGTGCAGGAACTGTTCAGGGGCAGCTACAAGGCCCACACAGCAAGGTGCAAGAAATGCAAGAATGGCTGAAATCCACTGGGAGCCCAAAGTCACACATAACCAAGGCGGAGTTCAGAAACGAGAAAACAATTGATAGCCTAGAACACTCCACTTTTAacatagtaaaataaaataaaccctAGATTGTGCCTGTAATATTAACACTAAGgcagatatttattttatctttttgacATAGTATTTTTTGTTGAAATCCAAATCataattaattgtttttgtgttagGTTTCTCTGATATCTACAGTATatgaaattacataaataaattaacaattcCTGTCAGTAAGCCCCACTTTGTTTGAGTATGGCTGTACTAATGATAATAAGGAATCATATGATGACTTTGTGACAGAAAACCCGGTTGTCTGGAACCTAGACAAGAACATTTATTACAGGAACACAACTGCATTTTATTCAGATGTGAACACTTTATTTAACAGAGACTATAAATCTTTTTGAAGGGAAAATCTGCAAACAAACGAGCTAACATCCTGCTGAGCAACCAGGCATTTGTATGACCTTGACATCTGTCACCATAGTTTTCATCTGCCTCCACAACAACTGACTGAAGGAGTATGATGGTTCCTGAAGAATGACTAAGGGTTGTGCTGCCCTCCTTTGGCAAGGACCAAGCTCTGCAGGTGGCTGACAATGAAACCAAAAGATTTAGAATTACTTTATTCTCACTGGGTGTTAATTTGATTATTCAGAGAAATATTGTGAAGAGTGTCATTGATGATGTCACAAATCTTACACACTACACCAGTTCAGAGGCAGAAGCAGGACGGAACTGAAAACAGTGACACAAGTCCAAGACTGACTTGCAAGTACTCACACTTTTTAATGtgcagttttaatttgaaaaatttGATCAAAATGGATTGACTTGCTATATATGGGAAAGTTGATCCTGTATCGAGACACAATATGGGTAAATAGGGGTCATGAATGAAGAAGAGAATATTTTTCATACTATATTTATTAGTATTAGGTGAAACTATTTAAGAAGTTTAGCAAACATTGACTTGAAAATGCAATGATAATACATGTCTACACatgtaaaatacaaaactgaCTCAGGTCTAAACTACATGAAATAGCGCACTCCGTACAGTAGGTGGCGGTATACACAGCTGGCTGCAGTTTGCCAACGATCAGAGGACATGTACAACGGTTATCGTTAAACTGTAAACATAAGGTCATTCGCACCAGAAGATGGCACTGTTAGCTTTGGCTGTTAGCTGCTACGGTTATCTCTTCTTGTCTCACGTTGACTGTAAACAGTCCCTTAAATATGTTTGATGTTAGCATACCTTTCGGTGGTTCATTTTCAAGCATCTTACGAGCTTTTTGAATGTGTCGTGGTCAAAAACCTTTCGTTGGAACTCACGAGGTTCGCTAGCAAAGACTAACTTTAAGCTAGTTTACACTGTTACTACTGTGCTGTTAGTCAAGACAGGACAGGTGAGAGGCTGAACATACAAAGAGAACAGACTTAAGTGAACACCATGATTAAGTGTTTGCCCAAAGAGGTTCAGGGGAAACTTCGCTCGGGTGTCGCTATCCCCTCACTTCAGCAGTGCGTAGAGGAGCTTATCTTAAACAGCATCGATGCTGAGTCGACCTGTGTGGGAGTCAGGATGGACATGGAGGCGTTCAAAGTTCAGGTAATCGACAATGGCGCTGGGATGAACGCTGAGGATATGGAGTGCTTGGGGAGCAGATACTACACGAGCAAATGTAGCTCTGTTGAAGACCTGGATAATCTCTGCTGTTATGGTTTCAGAGGGGAAGCCTTGGCAAGTATAGTTTCTTTAGCCACACTTGTTGAAATCTCGTCCCGGACCAGATCATCAGTGAAAACTCACGTCAAAATCTTCAAGCATGGTAAAGGCATGGATGTATTTGAAGCAGAGGCTGCAAGACCTTCTGCAGGGACAACAGTTGTCATTTGCAACTTCTTCCATAACATGCCAGTCCGAAGGAAGAGGATGGATGCTGTGCTGGAGGGTGAGAGGATCAGGCACAGAGTGGAGGCCCTTTCTCTGATGCAtccctctgtgtctttcagCCTGAAGAATGACTGCACAGGAGACATACTGGTGCAGCTTCCTAAAGCTAGAAACACCTACTACAGGTTTGTTCAGATACACAGCCTTGGCCGAGCACAGAAACTTGGAGAAATCAGTTACACACACGGACAGTTTGAAGTGGTCGGATATATTGGCAGAGAAGGCCACTACAACAACAGCTTACAGTTCCTGTATGTAAATGAAAGACTCCTCCTGAAAACACGGATACACAAGCTGCTGAACTTTCTCCTACGCAGAGTGAGCAGTTTAAATCAGAAAAGCGACAGTCCAGAACAGCAGTCTGCCATCAGGAGTCCAAAGCATAAACGGAGCCAAGAGCTGAATGGAGTATACATCATCAATATCAAATGCCCTTACTCAGAGTATGACATATGTCTTGAGCCTGCAAAAACCTTGATAGAATTCAAAGATTGGGATGGCATTTTGCTATGTATAGAAGAGGCAGTGAAAGCTTTTCTGAAAAGAGAGAACTTGGTGGCTGTGGTTTCTCAAGATGACTTGGATTATGTATCTCCCAAATTGTTTGGCACTCACACTGCAGACAAAGAGGGGCATAACAGTGGCAGTGTTGAACAAGCAACTAGCAGTGCTTCCACATTAGATTGTAGTATTGGAATGAAGCTGGCATCTGATCTTGTTCATCGTAAACAGGTATGTGAGGACAGTGTTTGCCAGGAGTCTGGTATGATGGACTATAAAGAAGAGACTGAACAACGAGGTCGTGAAAAGACAACTGCAAATGAGCTGGAAAAGATGAGAAGTGAAGGAAGCATAAACAAAGATTGTAGAGATGAGTTACTGCGTGATCCAGCTAGACTGGAACCTGCATCTGATGGTAACACTGCTGAAGAAGAGGGGCCAACTTTTAGTGAAGCTGGGGAAGGCTTTCAAATTTTATGCATGTCAAGTTCAGTCAAACAACTAGGAAGTGAAAAAGTGGAACTttcaaaagaaagagagatcaTATCAAACAATACTTTCTCACAGAGCAAAGTGACTTCATTAGCGAGCACCACTCAGCAAATGCAGCCTTTAAACTGTATTCAGCATATATTTCCAGACTCCCAGGGTACAGGAGGACATGAACAGACTTTAGTAACTAAGAGAAAGATCAGTCTGTCTGATCCATACATTCATGAATGTCTGCAGAATTTGAACCCACCCCAAATTAACAAGTcaatattacagcagcaaatatTAGCACAGAAATGTGAAGAGGGAACCTTTGCATCAAAACGCAAAATCTCACTGGATGCAGACAATGACAGATCTAGTCTACACAAAGACTTTGCACCCACCGTGCCTTCAAAGACTTCCAGAAATCCAACTCGTCCAAAGTTATCTTTACGTAAAGAGCCTGGATCCCTTGAGAGGTTTAGAAGAGTATATGGTAAATCTGATGAACTAAAATTACCTTCTCACAAGACTCTTGAGAATAATACTAGACtctctcagacagacagacttgtTTTGAATTCCCAGAATTTGTTGGTTTGCAAGAAAAATCAACAAGATTGCGatgcaacagaaaaagaagagccACTGAGCAGCCTCCAAAGTCGACCAACCCACTCAGGCTTCACCAACTTAAAACCAGTCCCAGCTGAGTGTGGAGGCAAACAATCATTGGCAGCCAAACTCTGCCATTTGAAACAACATATGGTGGACGATTCAAAAGTAAAACCACATCTGTGCAGCACTAGCTCACGGGACACTGTTTGTCTCAGTGGAGGTAATAATGGCTTCCAAGACAGCAATAACAACGAGAATCACTGCGGTACTGCACTGGATCCTGAGCCAGTCCCAGGTTGCAGTACAGGTCCTCAGCTGACTGAGAGGGAAGTGGGTACAGCAACAGGTGACTGGCTTCATCACTACGACACATCTGTGGGAAAGATGGTTTATGTCAACAAAGTGACTGGGCTCAGCAAATACGAGGACCCACCTACCGAAGATACACATGCGCTCTGTACATCTGATGTCACTAATATGGCAGTTAGTGTCATCTCTGAAATGGGTGAGTTAGTTTTTCGGCAGCAGGATTTTTGTTGACATGATGGTTGATGTTAACCAAGAATACCTTGTTCTTCCTGTTCTTAAACTACAGGAATGGAATACAGATGTTACCCATTTCAGGTGGACCTAGTGTTACCTTTTTTACCTAAATCCAGAGCAGAAAGAGTGATTAGTTCAGGGCTTGATGACCGAGGTACCTCACAGACAGGCCAGAATGTAGGGAGcctaacacacaaaacatacaaaatgaataccggcttgtttgtgttcatgtataATCTTGTCTGTCTTACAGATGACAACAGTGAGAGCCTTAACTCCCTTACCTCGTTGTACTCCAAATGGAATAACCCTGTGTTTGTCCGACCTCCAATGGTAAACAACACTTGTCTGTTTTCTACCTGTTTTATCTGTTCTGAagatttgtgtttaattttatggGGTTTTAATGATGCATTATGAACTCCACTGTGTCGACAGGTTGCCGTGGACATATCAAGCGGGCAAGCTGATGGGCTGGCTGTCAAGATCCACAACATCCTGTTTCCATACCGTTTTTCAAAGGCCATGATTCACTCGATGAAGGCAAATTTCCTTTGAACGTTCTGACAAAATGTTCTCTATAAAGCCTCAGCCATTGTGCCCTCAGTGATTCCATGAATTAACTcttatttaattactttttagGTCATTCATCAAGTGGATAAGAAGTTCCTTGCATGTCTCATCAATACAAGAGATGAAGAGCCTGCAACGCTAGCTGAAACTGAGGGTATAGACAGGAACGtcactgttttgtcatttgttctTTTAGCGAAATCTCATGCATTTTATCTTGAAACCTCAGGAAACCTTCTTGTGCTGGTGGATCAACACGCTGCACACGAGAGAGTTCGACTTGAAAATCTAGTTgcaggtaaaaaataaaaacaagtgcACAACACAAAGTATGGAGAATGATATGTTGAATTAACAATGTTGCTGATGGGACCCCGATATGGTACTACAAACTACAGTCACGACTGTATGTCCTGTCATAGATTCCTATGAGGATGACCCAGATGCACCAGGGGAGAGACGTCTGTGTTCATCAAGCATTTTGCCACCTCTTCAGATGAGTGTAACAGAAGAGGAGCTCAGGCTGCTAAGGTGAGTTTTCATCCatggacttttttcttttcttttcttttcttttttttttttttgagttatTGGTCCCAGTCTCCACTGGCACAACTCAGATGAAGATACAGCTCTAAGTCAGGGTCTGAGTTTTTGAGAGAAAGCTGacaattaaaggaaaatgatCAGCATTTTTTACTTTGTAGTTTGGTCAATagtctgttctgttttcaggAACCATGGCCTGTATGAGTCAGTGAAGGTGTTTTACTTTGATGCGATGGAATTGGCCTTACTCGATGCACTGCAGTTGGCCTTAAACTGGTTGGGGTTTAAGAGGCAGCTGTCTGCTCTATGCAATAACCATTTGATTTTGGCATTGAGGGGAAGGATGATAGCTGTCAAGATGACAGAAAGGGTAGGTGCAGTGATGCAGCCACATTTTACCTGTGTCCCAGAGCTGTGGCTTGGCACTTCAGATTATATGCTGTCATTCCGTACTCTGACACTGTTTTTGTCACAGCCTGTGGTAATAGCTGAGTGTACACTGCCAGATGCCTTCTTTAAATGTCTTACAGTTGCATGCAAAGGTTCTCTTTTGATTTCTGACAGTGGAAGGCGTTATTTCACAGGAACAGAAAGCACTTAGCCTGATTTGAACAGGCTAAGTTGTTTTAGCTCCTTGAACTCTTTATGCTTAATTCCTTTACTGACTATAGCTGATAAGCTTGAAACTGGAGTTTTTTtccaaacctgtttttttttcattgtattaACATTACAACATCtgcattattgttattattgtattgCTGATGCATTGTGGACCCTTCTTCTTACAGGTCTTGTCAGTCACATTTACGAAGTTTGGGCCTTGAAGTGATGTTCTCACAGGCAGTGAATCCACA
This window encodes:
- the mlh3 gene encoding DNA mismatch repair protein Mlh3 isoform X2 codes for the protein MIKCLPKEVQGKLRSGVAIPSLQQCVEELILNSIDAESTCVGVRMDMEAFKVQVIDNGAGMNAEDMECLGSRYYTSKCSSVEDLDNLCCYGFRGEALASIVSLATLVEISSRTRSSVKTHVKIFKHGKGMDVFEAEAARPSAGTTVVICNFFHNMPVRRKRMDAVLEGERIRHRVEALSLMHPSVSFSLKNDCTGDILVQLPKARNTYYRFVQIHSLGRAQKLGEISYTHGQFEVVGYIGREGHYNNSLQFLYVNERLLLKTRIHKLLNFLLRRVSSLNQKSDSPEQQSAIRSPKHKRSQELNGVYIINIKCPYSEYDICLEPAKTLIEFKDWDGILLCIEEAVKAFLKRENLVAVVSQDDLDYVSPKLFGTHTADKEGHNSGSVEQATSSASTLDCSIGMKLASDLVHRKQVCEDSVCQESGMMDYKEETEQRGREKTTANELEKMRSEGSINKDCRDELLRDPARLEPASDGNTAEEEGPTFSEAGEGFQILCMSSSVKQLGSEKVELSKEREIISNNTFSQSKVTSLASTTQQMQPLNCIQHIFPDSQGTGGHEQTLVTKRKISLSDPYIHECLQNLNPPQINKSILQQQILAQKCEEGTFASKRKISLDADNDRSSLHKDFAPTVPSKTSRNPTRPKLSLRKEPGSLERFRRVYGKSDELKLPSHKTLENNTRLSQTDRLVLNSQNLLVCKKNQQDCDATEKEEPLSSLQSRPTHSGFTNLKPVPAECGGKQSLAAKLCHLKQHMVDDSKVKPHLCSTSSRDTVCLSGGNNGFQDSNNNENHCGTALDPEPVPGCSTGPQLTEREVGTATGDWLHHYDTSVGKMVYVNKVTGLSKYEDPPTEDTHALCTSDVTNMAVSVISEMGMEYRCYPFQVDLVLPFLPKSRAERVISSGLDDRDDNSESLNSLTSLYSKWNNPVFVRPPMVAVDISSGQADGLAVKIHNILFPYRFSKAMIHSMKVIHQVDKKFLACLINTRDEEPATLAETEGNLLVLVDQHAAHERVRLENLVADSYEDDPDAPGERRLCSSSILPPLQMSVTEEELRLLRSCQSHLRSLGLEVMFSQAVNPQVFIGKVPLCFMEKESNELRRGRPSVIKPIVEEYLREQIELLRSAGRVRGSLPLTVLKVLASLACHGAIKFNDSLTRDECHSLVASLSSCQLPFQCAHGRPSIAPLVDIRHLDKDQKELQKPNLQKLRRMYKAWELYGDK
- the mlh3 gene encoding DNA mismatch repair protein Mlh3 isoform X3 codes for the protein MIKCLPKEVQGKLRSGVAIPSLQQCVEELILNSIDAESTCVGVRMDMEAFKVQVIDNGAGMNAEDMECLGSRYYTSKCSSVEDLDNLCCYGFRGEALASIVSLATLVEISSRTRSSVKTHVKIFKHGKGMDVFEAEAARPSAGTTVVICNFFHNMPVRRKRMDAVLEGERIRHRVEALSLMHPSVSFSLKNDCTGDILVQLPKARNTYYRFVQIHSLGRAQKLGEISYTHGQFEVVGYIGREGHYNNSLQFLYVNERLLLKTRIHKLLNFLLRRVSSLNQKSDSPEQQSAIRSPKHKRSQELNGVYIINIKCPYSEYDICLEPAKTLIEFKDWDGILLCIEEAVKAFLKRENLVAVVSQDDLDYVSPKLFGTHTADKEGHNSGSVEQATSSASTLDCSIGMKLASDLVHRKQVCEDSVCQESGMMDYKEETEQRGREKTTANELEKMRSEGSINKDCRDELLRDPARLEPASDGNTAEEEGPTFSEAGEGFQILCMSSSVKQLGSEKVELSKEREIISNNTFSQSKVTSLASTTQQMQPLNCIQHIFPDSQGTGGHEQTLVTKRKISLSDPYIHECLQNLNPPQINKSILQQQILAQKCEEGTFASKRKISLDADNDRSSLHKDFAPTVPSKTSRNPTRPKLSLRKEPGSLERFRRVYGKSDELKLPSHKTLENNTRLSQTDRLVLNSQNLLVCKKNQQDCDATEKEEPLSSLQSRPTHSGFTNLKPVPAECGGKQSLAAKLCHLKQHMVDDSKVKPHLCSTSSRDTVCLSGGNNGFQDSNNNENHCGTALDPEPVPGCSTGPQLTEREVGTATGDWLHHYDTSVGKMVYVNKVTGLSKYEDPPTEDTHALCTSDVTNMAVSVISEMDDNSESLNSLTSLYSKWNNPVFVRPPMVAVDISSGQADGLAVKIHNILFPYRFSKAMIHSMKVIHQVDKKFLACLINTRDEEPATLAETEGNLLVLVDQHAAHERVRLENLVADSYEDDPDAPGERRLCSSSILPPLQMSVTEEELRLLRSCQSHLRSLGLEVMFSQAVNPQVFIGKVPLCFMEKESNELRRGRPSVIKPIVEEYLREQIELLRSAGRVRGSLPLTVLKVLASLACHGAIKFNDSLTRDECHSLVASLSSCQLPFQCAHGRPSIAPLVDIRHLDKDQKVPDWSSTSDFVPSVVCKALYITAIWW
- the mlh3 gene encoding DNA mismatch repair protein Mlh3 isoform X1; this translates as MIKCLPKEVQGKLRSGVAIPSLQQCVEELILNSIDAESTCVGVRMDMEAFKVQVIDNGAGMNAEDMECLGSRYYTSKCSSVEDLDNLCCYGFRGEALASIVSLATLVEISSRTRSSVKTHVKIFKHGKGMDVFEAEAARPSAGTTVVICNFFHNMPVRRKRMDAVLEGERIRHRVEALSLMHPSVSFSLKNDCTGDILVQLPKARNTYYRFVQIHSLGRAQKLGEISYTHGQFEVVGYIGREGHYNNSLQFLYVNERLLLKTRIHKLLNFLLRRVSSLNQKSDSPEQQSAIRSPKHKRSQELNGVYIINIKCPYSEYDICLEPAKTLIEFKDWDGILLCIEEAVKAFLKRENLVAVVSQDDLDYVSPKLFGTHTADKEGHNSGSVEQATSSASTLDCSIGMKLASDLVHRKQVCEDSVCQESGMMDYKEETEQRGREKTTANELEKMRSEGSINKDCRDELLRDPARLEPASDGNTAEEEGPTFSEAGEGFQILCMSSSVKQLGSEKVELSKEREIISNNTFSQSKVTSLASTTQQMQPLNCIQHIFPDSQGTGGHEQTLVTKRKISLSDPYIHECLQNLNPPQINKSILQQQILAQKCEEGTFASKRKISLDADNDRSSLHKDFAPTVPSKTSRNPTRPKLSLRKEPGSLERFRRVYGKSDELKLPSHKTLENNTRLSQTDRLVLNSQNLLVCKKNQQDCDATEKEEPLSSLQSRPTHSGFTNLKPVPAECGGKQSLAAKLCHLKQHMVDDSKVKPHLCSTSSRDTVCLSGGNNGFQDSNNNENHCGTALDPEPVPGCSTGPQLTEREVGTATGDWLHHYDTSVGKMVYVNKVTGLSKYEDPPTEDTHALCTSDVTNMAVSVISEMGMEYRCYPFQVDLVLPFLPKSRAERVISSGLDDRDDNSESLNSLTSLYSKWNNPVFVRPPMVAVDISSGQADGLAVKIHNILFPYRFSKAMIHSMKVIHQVDKKFLACLINTRDEEPATLAETEGNLLVLVDQHAAHERVRLENLVADSYEDDPDAPGERRLCSSSILPPLQMSVTEEELRLLRSCQSHLRSLGLEVMFSQAVNPQVFIGKVPLCFMEKESNELRRGRPSVIKPIVEEYLREQIELLRSAGRVRGSLPLTVLKVLASLACHGAIKFNDSLTRDECHSLVASLSSCQLPFQCAHGRPSIAPLVDIRHLDKDQKVPDWSSTSDFVPSVVCKALYITAIWW
- the acyp1 gene encoding acylphosphatase-1, encoding MSKEDLISVDYEIFGRVQGVFFRKYTQAEGRKLGLVGWVQNTSAGTVQGQLQGPHSKVQEMQEWLKSTGSPKSHITKAEFRNEKTIDSLEHSTFNIVK
- the LOC124071607 gene encoding golgin subfamily A member 6-like protein 22; the encoded protein is MTTYMRRRQQHGAVHDSRADGVDNPFPNKPVSHRRPFNPRIQASFDLGDSEKITVAKQPRGSLSHQKYHSDDIRHTTTSQYPRKGSQKLPRTELQMDKAIYAKELVLQEKLWKVEEKIRQRIQRDSTDAAAGNGQKSEEERHDRRQAERGKVQTKNRQSEQQMREPVRGREVMTQERRQEDVKQVTKRHIQRSEDKMTNTHEEERARGKRRETEVAQMSNLQRKESKETHEVTVHEQEVNGELNKLRWKNVKKHTRKKGGDEKDQDIWGNTGVKLHDVAEKAKERKQNITSIGAPVSSPSQRGRQEQEELRLRDSTDDDIQLLLCKICNRKFASKRLEVHVQICEKLKQPRHVFNSYVNRTKGTAIEEFWKTHSRTKIPEVLKKKSLRENHKASV